In Nevskiales bacterium, one DNA window encodes the following:
- a CDS encoding FAD-dependent oxidoreductase: PPLSKAYFAGSAKLESLYVLPQASLDKIRVEFIGNTRVERIDRAAKTVALSNGTTLAYDKLALAIGGRARPLNLPGANRPNVHLLRTIADVDAIRARIAPGRRMVVIGGGFIGLETAAVAVKLGLKVTVLEGLPRVLARVTVPEISAFFERIHREAGVDLRTGVQVTALEGEPEVTHVVLDGGERVAADFVVVGIGLIPNVELAQAAGLAVDNGIVVDEYTRSSDPDIVAAGDCTNHPNAFLGRRIRLESVQNAMEQGRAAAQAMLGKDAPYRTVPWFWSDQYDIKLQMAGLSAGYDQLVLRGDPATQRSFAAFYLREGQLIAADTVSRPQDFMFAKKLVAARTRLDPAQLADESVALKTLAA, encoded by the coding sequence CCCGCCGCTGTCCAAGGCCTATTTCGCCGGCAGCGCGAAGCTGGAGAGCCTCTACGTCCTGCCGCAGGCCAGCCTGGACAAGATCCGGGTCGAGTTCATCGGCAATACCCGCGTCGAGCGCATCGACCGCGCCGCGAAGACGGTGGCGCTGTCGAACGGCACGACGCTGGCCTACGACAAGCTCGCCCTGGCCATCGGCGGCCGCGCGCGCCCGCTGAACCTGCCGGGCGCCAATCGCCCGAACGTACACCTGCTGCGCACCATCGCCGACGTGGACGCCATCCGCGCGCGGATCGCGCCGGGCAGGCGCATGGTGGTGATCGGCGGCGGCTTCATCGGCCTGGAAACCGCCGCGGTGGCGGTCAAGCTCGGGCTCAAGGTCACGGTACTGGAAGGCCTGCCGCGCGTGCTGGCGCGGGTCACGGTGCCGGAGATCTCGGCCTTCTTCGAGCGTATCCACCGCGAGGCCGGCGTGGACCTGCGCACCGGTGTGCAGGTGACGGCGCTGGAAGGCGAACCCGAGGTCACCCACGTCGTGCTCGATGGCGGCGAGCGCGTGGCCGCCGACTTCGTCGTGGTCGGCATCGGCCTGATCCCGAACGTCGAGCTGGCGCAGGCCGCGGGCCTGGCGGTGGACAACGGCATCGTGGTGGATGAGTACACGCGCAGCTCCGATCCCGACATCGTCGCCGCCGGTGACTGTACCAACCATCCCAATGCCTTCCTCGGCCGTCGTATCCGCTTGGAGTCGGTGCAGAACGCAATGGAGCAGGGCCGCGCCGCCGCGCAGGCCATGCTGGGCAAGGATGCGCCCTACCGGACCGTGCCCTGGTTCTGGTCGGACCAGTACGACATCAAGCTGCAGATGGCGGGGCTCTCGGCCGGCTACGACCAGCTGGTGTTGCGCGGCGACCCGGCCACGCAGCGGTCCTTCGCCGCCTTCTACCTGCGCGAGGGGCAGCTGATCGCCGCCGACACCGTCAGCCGGCCGCAGGACTTCATGTTCGCGAAGAAGCTGGTGGCGGCGCGCACGCGGCTGGACCCCGCGCAGCTGGCCGACGAGTCGGTTGCGCTGAAAACCCTGGCCGCCTGA
- a CDS encoding 2Fe-2S iron-sulfur cluster-binding protein has translation MPKVIFIQPDGASQEVEGSVGQSVMEAATTNFVPGIIGECGGCCSCATCHVYVDEPWFSQLPPADEMEQGMLEGAVEPGPLSRLSCQIKLTEEMDGLIARIPAGQV, from the coding sequence ATGCCCAAAGTCATCTTCATCCAGCCGGACGGCGCCAGCCAGGAAGTCGAGGGCAGCGTCGGCCAGTCGGTGATGGAGGCGGCCACCACGAATTTCGTTCCCGGGATCATCGGCGAATGCGGCGGCTGCTGTTCCTGCGCCACCTGCCATGTGTACGTGGACGAGCCCTGGTTCTCGCAGCTGCCGCCGGCCGACGAGATGGAGCAGGGCATGCTGGAGGGCGCGGTCGAACCGGGGCCCCTGAGCCGGCTGTCCTGCCAGATCAAGCTCACCGAGGAGATGGACGGGCTGATCGCCCGCATTCCCGCCGGACAAGTTTAG
- a CDS encoding wax ester/triacylglycerol synthase family O-acyltransferase produces MTKTYLSPVDAAFLRMESKRTPMHVGALMTFRLPAKAPPDFLRRLLDKMREQPFMPPPFDCRLARGRLARVAPAWEKTEVEMDYHLRHSALPYPGGERELGILVARLHSHPLDMSRPLWECHLIEGLENRRFALYFKAHHCAIDGVGAMRMVQKWLSRDPNEDRPMGPWILAAKPADGTDEETPSSLLQRMKKPARTAAEQAKALKELVSGLRKMAQGEDSGARMALHTPRSLFNVRVSQQRRLGTQILELPRIKALAVATGTTVNDVCLAIVGGTVRRYLIEQDALPEKSLLASVPMGLTRPDGKPGNAVAGFVVPLGTDLKSPRERLDLIHRVTTRSKNELQEMTPTALMQFALLGLSPLILGQMTGTLAKLPPFFNFVVSNVVLSREPLYLMGAELEAMYPVSFLFDGYALNITLVGYNDRIAVGFLGDRDAIPSLQRMAVYSRDALAELEKACGISAKKTEKRKTRKAPG; encoded by the coding sequence AAACCTATCTCAGCCCGGTCGACGCCGCGTTCCTGCGCATGGAATCCAAGCGCACACCCATGCATGTGGGCGCGCTGATGACCTTCCGCCTGCCCGCCAAGGCGCCGCCTGACTTCCTGCGCCGCCTGCTCGACAAGATGCGCGAGCAGCCTTTCATGCCGCCGCCCTTCGACTGCCGGCTGGCGCGCGGGCGCCTGGCGCGCGTGGCGCCGGCCTGGGAAAAAACCGAGGTGGAGATGGACTACCACCTGCGCCATTCGGCCCTGCCCTATCCCGGCGGCGAGCGCGAACTGGGCATCCTGGTGGCGCGTCTGCATTCGCACCCGCTCGATATGTCGCGGCCGCTGTGGGAATGCCACCTGATCGAAGGGCTCGAGAACAGGCGCTTTGCGCTGTACTTCAAGGCCCATCACTGCGCCATCGACGGCGTGGGCGCGATGCGCATGGTGCAGAAGTGGCTGTCCAGGGATCCGAACGAAGACAGGCCGATGGGACCCTGGATTCTGGCCGCGAAGCCCGCCGACGGTACCGACGAGGAAACACCGTCGTCGCTGCTGCAGCGCATGAAGAAGCCGGCGCGCACTGCCGCCGAACAGGCCAAGGCCCTGAAGGAACTGGTCAGCGGCCTGCGCAAGATGGCGCAGGGCGAGGACAGCGGCGCGCGCATGGCGCTGCATACGCCGCGCAGCCTGTTCAACGTGCGCGTTTCCCAGCAGCGGCGCCTGGGCACGCAGATACTCGAGCTGCCGCGCATCAAGGCGCTGGCGGTCGCCACCGGTACGACCGTGAACGACGTGTGTCTGGCCATCGTCGGCGGCACCGTGCGGCGCTACCTGATCGAGCAGGATGCGCTGCCGGAGAAATCGCTGCTGGCCTCGGTGCCGATGGGCCTGACGCGGCCCGACGGCAAGCCGGGCAATGCCGTGGCCGGCTTCGTCGTGCCGCTGGGCACCGACCTGAAGAGCCCGCGCGAACGCCTGGACCTCATCCACCGCGTGACCACGCGCAGCAAGAACGAATTGCAGGAGATGACGCCGACCGCGCTGATGCAGTTCGCGCTTTTGGGCCTGTCGCCGCTGATCCTCGGCCAGATGACGGGTACGCTGGCCAAGCTGCCGCCGTTCTTCAACTTCGTGGTGTCGAACGTGGTGCTGTCGCGCGAGCCGCTGTACCTGATGGGCGCGGAGCTGGAGGCGATGTATCCCGTGTCCTTCCTGTTCGACGGCTATGCGCTGAACATCACGCTGGTCGGCTACAACGATCGCATCGCCGTCGGCTTCCTCGGCGACCGCGATGCCATCCCCAGCCTGCAGCGCATGGCGGTGTACAGCCGGGATGCGCTGGCCGAACTGGAGAAGGCCTGCGGCATCAGCGCGAAAAAGACCGAGAAGAGAAAAACCAGGAAAGCCCCCGGCTAG